In the Candidatus Delongbacteria bacterium genome, GTTCTCGCCTCGCCAGACCCGCTGGGGGCCCGAGTCGAAAACCCGCTGGCCGCGCAGATTGTAGACTTGCCAATGCAGCACGCCCGCTTCCGGAGCCTGATAGTGCATGCGGGTGATCGGGTTGAATGGATTGGGACTGACCTGCACACTGGCCGATTCGGCCGGTGGTCTTGGTGCTGGCGGAGGTGACACGGGCAGGCCTTCATCCCCGGCCTGGAGCGCAAGGTTGTCCAGCGCCACGCCGTAGGACCAGCTCCCCTGGTAAACGAAGGCCAGCTGCAGGGAATCCGATTCCAGCCAGGCATTCAGTCCCAGGGCGTTCAGGCTCCAGATCGTCCCGCTGGCCTCGGGCTCATCCAGCAGCTGCCAGCCGGCGACCGAGTCGCGACCCAGCAGTTGCAGGCTGGACCCGGCCCGGTCATCGTAAAACAGCTCGAAACTGAGAGTCAGTGCCTGAGTTGCGGCGGGCAGCTGAATCCAGGGCGTCCAGAGAGTGTCGTTCTGGATCGCGGGTGTCGTACCGTCGGAACGCCACAGCCCCTGGGCATCGCTGTTGATGTAGACGAAGGACCCTGTGGACTCGCGCCAGGGCACGGTGAAGTTCAGTGAACTGACGAACTCGCCGATCTGCCAACCCGGGCTCTGCGTCGGCTGGTTGCCCCCCCATCCCGGCAAGGAATCCAGTGTGCTGGTACTGAACGTCTCGGACCAGGCGTACAGCTCCAGGCTGTCGGGATCCCAGATCGTGCATGCCATCGCGATCGTGTCCTGGGTCCAGGGGCCAGCCTCCGATGTGGTCCAGGAGATGAGCAGGGTGTCGGCACGACTGCCGCTGAAGCGCAGTGTACTGATCTGGCCACCATCGTCCACTTCCCAGGTTCCCTGGATGCCCGTCTGCAGATCCAGCGAGGCCTCGGGCAGAATCAGCAGCGTGTCACGCACCAGATTGTCAATGTAGAACGGCGCATCGATGTGGGCCCCCCAGGGCGAGTCATGGAAACCGGGCACCACCCAGAGGCTCTCGGTGCTGGCCAGATTCCAGATGCGCAGCGGAGCAAGCTGGAAGGTGTCCACGGGAATTGCCCCCAGAGTGTGCGGGCGAAAGCGCGATTCGACGAAGTAATTGCCCGTGGCCACCGTGTTCAGTCCGGTATAGCCGTCCACGAGCAGCACGAAGCGATCCGCGGAGAGGCAGCGCACGGCCACGTACCAGAGCCGGGTGGTGTCGGCGGGGACCTCCATGGTCCAGGTCTGCCAGGAGCTTGGAACCCGCGCATTCTCCAGCTCCACCTGGAACAGCGACTCCAGCTCGCTGCTGCCCAGACTGCCCAGATCCTGGACCTGATCGGTTTCCAGACTGAGAATCTGGATGTGCTCCTGGTGATTCACATCCTGGCTGCGGTAATGCAGGGTGAACGTGGTGCGGGCACTGTCGGCACGCAGCGGAGGCGTGATCAGCCAATCGTCGTTGGCGCTGCCATCGGCGTTGTAGCGGCAGCCCAGTGACCAGTTGCCCGCAAAGGGGGAGTAGTACTCGCTGGCGGACAGGCGACTCCAGCTGCTGCCGGAACCCTCGCCGTCGACCATGGTCCAGCCTACCTGCCAGCCGTCCTCTTCGAATCCCTGGGTGAAGTTGGCGTCCACAAGGAAGACTCGCCCCTTGTGAACCAGCCCGCCGGCAAGAGCCAGGCCTGCCAGGACCAACAGAAACAGCAGT is a window encoding:
- a CDS encoding choice-of-anchor J domain-containing protein: MIQSSRLRSLLFLLVLAGLALAGGLVHKGRVFLVDANFTQGFEEDGWQVGWTMVDGEGSGSSWSRLSASEYYSPFAGNWSLGCRYNADGSANDDWLITPPLRADSARTTFTLHYRSQDVNHQEHIQILSLETDQVQDLGSLGSSELESLFQVELENARVPSSWQTWTMEVPADTTRLWYVAVRCLSADRFVLLVDGYTGLNTVATGNYFVESRFRPHTLGAIPVDTFQLAPLRIWNLASTESLWVVPGFHDSPWGAHIDAPFYIDNLVRDTLLILPEASLDLQTGIQGTWEVDDGGQISTLRFSGSRADTLLISWTTSEAGPWTQDTIAMACTIWDPDSLELYAWSETFSTSTLDSLPGWGGNQPTQSPGWQIGEFVSSLNFTVPWRESTGSFVYINSDAQGLWRSDGTTPAIQNDTLWTPWIQLPAATQALTLSFELFYDDRAGSSLQLLGRDSVAGWQLLDEPEASGTIWSLNALGLNAWLESDSLQLAFVYQGSWSYGVALDNLALQAGDEGLPVSPPPAPRPPAESASVQVSPNPFNPITRMHYQAPEAGVLHWQVYNLRGQRVFDSGPQRVWRGENLFTIDLGPAAAGIYLLRIEGSGPGGAWPGLTRKITLLK